The genomic interval AATTCAACGATGAACTCCGGTGAAAACCCATTTTAATAGTCATCAAATTCAATGTTCCTTCTACCAAAAATCCTGTTATTGTCATCAACTAACATTCCATTAAATTACTTGTTTATCTGGTTCACATGCTCACTATTTTCCTCCACTTCTTCAATTTAATACCTTGTGCAATTTTACATATTGCCTAAAATAATGCAACTGTCCATAGAGCCAAACCCAGAATTTTCCACACAGGAAATTTCGTAGAAAGTATATTTTCTGAACCAAGGTATGGCCAGGCTTTGCtccaaatatattattaatggaagggtgaagaaaaaaattatgcatgCTCCTTTTTATTCCCATCTGATACAATGGATGGAATGGCACTGCCAACGATCACGGTGACTGgaaatggaagagaaaagagGGTCTCTAATGATTGTGGCCACTGTTCTTGCAACAATGAGTTTCGGAATTGCCATAAACCCATCAGGGGGTGTCTGGCAATCTACCTCACATCAAGAACAAGGTTGTGAACCTGGTAAAACATGCTTAGCAGGTACTTCAGTTTTAGCCTTTGGCAACAACAACCAAAGGCGAAAATTTGAGATGTTCATGCTGTTATGTACCATATCTTTCACAGCATCTCTCAGCACAATCATATTACTCATCTGTGCAGTTCCCCTTCGTAACAAGCTTATCATGTGGTTCCTCACCATTCTCATGTTCATCTCACTAGTTTGCACAGCAGGAGCCTACGCAATTTGCATTTGGATGATACTCTTTCCTCTTGGTGAAGCAGTTCAACTCGCCACCTCAATTTATGCATGGTTTTGGGTAGGGTTTACTGTTTTCGTGTGTGTGGGTTTCTTCTGTCGCCTTGCGTTTTTGTTTCTCAGCAAGTTTTTCCGCTCCTTGTGTTGCTGCTAGAACACTGTATACTGTAGAATCCACGTCTCAAACATTCACAATAACCTAGTACAGCATCTGTTTGAGCTGGGTTTAAATTTCTGGTGATAATGTTTTGTATTTCTAAgtttccttttaaaatattgatttgaaaacataataaaaagatgatactaaaaatttaaattccaaATTTTCGTATTAGTATATTGGAAACTTATATAAAAGTGGATATTATGGATAAGTTATTTAAGAGAAATTcacttcaattttaaaacaaatataaaagtcattattaatatacatatataataatgacAAATATAAAAGTCATATTTAATATTCCCAAGTAttcaaccttttttattttaaaacaaacataGAAGTCATATTcgatatacatattttttttatattaaagttaatatgtttgggaaaaataattacaatttattaggtatgacttcaataaaaaaaataaataaaatagttttattaaatacaattttaataaaacataatatatataaaaaacaaagttaTACATACGaaacatgatttttattatattgtaaaaaataaaaagttgaaataatCTTTTTGATGGATAtcttacataattttaaagttattttaccatttattcatTCTAATATTTTCTTGCTAGAATggtaaatttttcattttgttggcAGTATATGGATTGatgaatgtttttatttatatcgtATGGTAAAGTAAAATTGTGTCGAAAAGtgactaatttttatatttgcgATTGACTTGACTAAGAGTTGAATGAATCAGCCGTAAAGATTTCGAGTGTctttagtaataaataaataaataatagacatgataatgttttatatttgtgAACTTTTATGATTTTTGCCTTTGGCCATCATGTTTaccaaaaatgaaaagaaaagtaacttgtttttttttttaacaagacTATAAACAGAGTTGTTATAGTAGATTTAtggacaaaaaaagaaaaaggaaaattattgtgataaaaatgtcaatttcaatttttcgtAGAATTTAGAATTCTCCACTTATTTTTCACCCTCTTATCTCGTTTCGAAAATGGCTTCGTGGAGCTATATCTTTTGTGCTTTCGAATAACTGGAGCCTTTCAAGCTTTGATTTTGTTGGAATTAATGGCTGCAAAACCTTCCAAGTTGGTTGATGAAAAAGAGTATTATTCTTGTGATATATTAATTGGACTAATTATTCATGAGCATTTTTGTGAAGATGGTGGAGAATGAACTTTATTCAACTTTATTGTACTGCATATTACAATCAAGAACAATAACGTAGCTTATTGGAATACAGAAAAATACCCTTATTAAATTACTTCATATCTTTGTGTTGGTTCTTCCTATATAAAAGATTCTTAAGGAGCACATATTCTTACAGCACTAAACTCCACTAATGGTGGCTTTCATTTTGTGTGGATCCTAAGATTGGTATGCGTATGcttctaatgaaaaaaaaaaaaaaatcctttttcccaatatttttttccattttgctCATGTAATCCACAAAATTCTCTAAATATTTTAGTTCAGAATATGAAATTATTGACGAGATTTCCTTTACATACTTCAGAAATATTGCAAGGAAAGTTAACggaagtttcttttcttttttggtaaaaaaatgggatgttatgaataaaaaatagtagatgatgataaattattcatttgaaACCAACGAAAGTCGACTTTTACAAATGATTAATTACTTAGATTAATCATTTTGTTGgcatatttatagattttgtaaAAACTTTTCCAACACTttcaatcttcaatttttagagtatttatttatctttggaGTGTTCGTCCCTTTAAAGATGAAAGGATTGTACCTGTATAAGAGActataatattcaaattaactTCTTACaccaacaaacaataaatacataattaacaaaagaatttaattaatttggagatgcattatttataattacaatttataattataattgtctCCTCCTCAATTGTCATAATTAATCATGAATCATGGTAACTAACTAAGTATATGTATAAGTTACACTGATCACATAATAATGAATCAAGTATTgacttaataatttaatatgctCATCCCAAAAAATAGACCTATACTTGTCATTCAGGACAATTTACTAATTGAGCTCTCCCTTCACATTAATTTCACacatatcatataaataaattatatggtatatttttatattataatttgtatatttataaaagaaaaaaaaaacaattgtttaGCCAATCTAAAAAAGTACTCTATTCCAAGGtcacttttaataaatatatggaGGCTGAGAATTATATCtttcaataaaatcaattttttattgaataatttaattaaatattttattattttaaaaaaagttgtcaaagtATATGTTTGAATCTGttgtgagaaaatattttttttattagagaaaataatatatgaaatataggGTTTCTATTACATCACTCTTGAGTCAAGAAATGACATCATAAGACAAAGTTGGCAGTGGATTTTCACCAcgtcactttttaaaaattttgcatatatatgtgtgtgtttcaCTTCCTCAAAATCACATATCACAGCATTTCACTTTGCTTTGCGAGCTACCATACTAAACTATATATCAAAGGTATGTCAGATTTTGTATCCCTAATTAATCAatcctatattttattttacttttcatgtaCTCTGGAAATTTATGTACAACTTTAAAGTGGTAGAATTTAAGGGTCAACTACTTTCTTTTTCGGGCAGTCACCTATG from Vigna radiata var. radiata cultivar VC1973A chromosome 9, Vradiata_ver6, whole genome shotgun sequence carries:
- the LOC106773089 gene encoding uncharacterized protein LOC106773089; the protein is MEEKRGSLMIVATVLATMSFGIAINPSGGVWQSTSHQEQGCEPGKTCLAGTSVLAFGNNNQRRKFEMFMLLCTISFTASLSTIILLICAVPLRNKLIMWFLTILMFISLVCTAGAYAICIWMILFPLGEAVQLATSIYAWFWVGFTVFVCVGFFCRLAFLFLSKFFRSLCCC